The segment CAACTAAACCTTTCTTGTTATTGTGCTCAAGGAATATCAGGTTCGTTTCCGCATATGAATAGTTCGCAATGATTGAGGTGAAGGCAAAGAAGAAAATCGCCATCGCAATAAACACCCCGCCCCAATCACCGACTTGTGAACTGAGTGCACGTTGCGTTAGTTCGATACCTGTAATTTCACCGTGCGGAACATATTCACCAGACACTAGGATGATCGCCATGGTCGCTGAACAGATCACGATGGTATCGACAAATACGCCCAGCATTTGCACATAACCTTGAGACGCAGGGTGTGGAGGATAAGGCGTTGCCGAAGCCGCCGCATTCGGAGCAGAACCCATACCCGCTTCGTTTGAGAACAATCCACGTTTAACACCGTTGATCATTGCCTGTGCAATCGCATAACCAAGGCCACCAGCGGCAGCTTGTTCAAAACCGAAAGCACTTTTAATGATCAGAGAGAATACAGCAGGTACTTTCTCTATGTTCATGAACACAACCACAAGCGCAATCGCTAAGTAGGCAATTGCCATAAATGGAACGATAAGCTCAGCGGTACGTGCAATTTTACGAATACCACCGAAAATAACGAAGGCGGTAAGTAGCACAATACCTACCCCCACCATCATTGGATCAAAGCCAAATGCATTGCTCATCGCATTTGAAATCGAGTTTGCTTGTACTGCGTTAAACACCAATCCGAATGCAATGATAAGGAAGATTGAGAAAAGAACGCCCATCCAGCGCATACCCAAGCCTTTCTCCATGTAATAAGCAGGACCACCACGGTAGTTGCCGTCCTTATCACGTGACTTATAAAGCTGAGCAAGAGTACTTTCTGCAAATGATGTCGCCATGCCTAGCATTGCAGTCATCCACATCCAGAAGATTGCACCAGGGCCACCAACGGTTAATGCAACCGCAACACCGGCCATGTTGCCTGTACCTACGCGAGCAGCAAGACTGGTACAAAGAGCTTGAAAAGAGGAGATACCAGCATTGTCAGCTTTACGGCTGTTTCTCAGCACACTGAACATGTGCCCAAAATGGCGAAATTGGATGAAGCCTAAACGCAATGTGAAGTAAATACCGACACCAACAAGGAGATACACCAGTATCGATCCCCAAAGCAGGTCGTTCATTAAGTTAATTAAGTCTGTCACAAAAACCTCTAAAAAGAGTAAGTATTAGAACCTGAAAATAAAAGTTAGCACTTTAACTACACGCTCGCTGGCTGCGATTTGCTTTTATAATGGTGTGTAGTTCAGGAGAATGGCGACACCTAATCGGTTTAGGTATCTATATGATGGGCGAGAATGATGCAGGCAGGGTTGTTAAAAATCAATATGAGTGAAGTTGCACTTGTGAGAATCCATCAACGCTATTCGCACAAACAACCCCAAGCACACACCACACAAATAAAACATTATCGTTACATTAATTAAACATCATTCCACTCATCAAACTTAGCTGATACACAATAAGTTAAAGCCACGTTACCCCCTAAAGCTCTATATGCCCCATCACAAAATGAGTTCACATTGCGCAAGTTGAAACATTTAGAAACTTAGCGAGCAAATATCAACCAACCGTGAATCCCTCGGTCTGGGTTGATAACCTTTTCTTAACATCAGCCAATTATCAATAAATAAGAAACACGGTATCCAACCGGTTAAATAACAACCAACCCAATGCTAACAAAGTTTATATTCCTAGAAGAAATCCATAAAAATTTCATATCAATGAAACAAATGAGAAATAAATCATAGTTATTGTCCTTAAAAATATGATATTTAGAAAAAACTCCAGGAAAGGAGACAACCAGAAAGAGGCTTGCTTATGGATGACTTGCACTTCGATGAACTGTTAGATGCACAGATCGCAAAGCTCCGCACAAATGCGAGTAGCAGAGCGAAACCAGCTAAAAGGATGTGGCGTGAGATAGAAGCTATACGAGATCGAAAACGGTTGGAAAGAGAGTTATTAGAAATGGATGTCTGTCTAGAACTTGATGACCTCAAATTATAAATAGAAGAGGCGCCTTTATTGGCGCCTCTTCTCGTTTCTTCACTCAGACTTTTTACTACTTAGCTTATTTTTACGACTTAGCTTAGTTGCATTCTGTTTCGCTTTTTCTTACTCGACGAGCAAGCTGAGCGTATCTTTCCGCAATGGTTGATCCAAATACAGGGTCATCTTCATTGCAATTCCACTCAGATTCTACCTTCTGCCAATCTGCGACGCTAAAAGTCCGATTAATCAGCGGTAAAACCGTTTGCTCTTCCATTTCTAAATGTTGACGCTGTGAATTAATGAATTGCTCCAACTGCTCCATGAATACATCTTGAGGAACAACTGCATCATTTAAGATCATCTCAACGGTATTCAAAAACTCATGGGTTGATTTGGATAATTGAGCATGTTCTTTTTCTAAATCCGATACTTCTTCATGCTCTCCATAGTGCTGAATGTAATGCCGATAAAGAATGTCTTCTTTAGGGTGATGGACACTTTCAGAATGCCTTGAAAGATAATCCACAATCTCCTTAACGAGGCTGTAGTTAATCGGTTTTTCGTCTTTAAGAAGCTGTAACTTTCCGCGCAAAATAGCCAACAGTCGAGTCATGTATCCATGTTCACGTCTGATTCTTTCAATCATCATTGTGCGTCTCCCTTACACAGTCATGTAGGTAAAGTCTATATAAGGAATGACTAATCCGCTTTGATTTTGGTCGAAAAAACAGCAATACGAACAACCATTCATCACATCATTGATTCGAATCAAGAGTTGGTTGCCAATCAATTGGCATTTGCCCTAACTGTTTGAGTATCTGATTTGTTTGCGAAAAATGCTTACAGCCTAAGAATCCTCGATGCGCTGATAACGGCGAAGGATGAGGAGCCATAAGTACATGATGCTTACTTCTATCTATCATCTGCCCCTTTTTCTGCGCATGAGATCCCCAAAGAAGGAAGATCACGCCTTGACGATGTTGGTTTAACGCATCAATTACACGGTCCGTGAACGTTTCCCAACCCGTTTTAGCATGTGAATGTGCTTTCCCCTGCTCTACCGTTAAAACAGTATTGAGCAACAAGACGCCCTGATCCGCCCAGCTTTTTAAATAGCCATGATTCGGGATCTGAAAGCCGTCAATATCTTGAGCCAGTTCTTTATACATATTCACCAGAGAAGGAGGCGTTTTCACTCCCGGTAAAACAGAAAAGCACAAGCCATGCGCCTGATTAGGCCCATGATAAGGGTCTTGTCCGAGGATAACGACTTTAACGTCATCAAACTCAGTAAAACGAAATGCATTAAACACATCTTTAGCAGGCGGGAAAATGACTTTACCAGCGGCTCGCTCAGCTTCGACAAACTTCAGCGTTTGCTGGAAATATTCTTGTTCTTTCTCTAGACCAATGACATCGTGCCAAGTCAAGGAATGGCTCATAACAGCTCCTGAGTATAAAAATAATTGCTTTATCTTATACCCACGAGCACAAAGTTGCAGCCAGACAGCTCTCGTAAAATCGAATACGACATCCCTGAAACCTCAGATTTTGGTCAAGAATGTCGTAAACAATTCACAAATGTCATCAACACAACAACCAAGATTTCATCTTACCGACCAACAGCAGTTCTCATCAGTAAGCCTTACTTGCAATGAGATTTACTTGGTTGCGGTGAACGATGGTGGCCTCTACCTGTTACATGCCGATTAGGCACTGGCATACGGGCAGCAGGTCGAGCACTGAATGATGAGGTAACACAAACTGAAGAGAACATAATTGGGCATCCTTCTTTACAACGTTTCATGAAAACGTCATGAGAAAAGCATGCCAATATCGTGATCTCAAACGAACAATTTATACACTTAAATGGTGATCGCGCATTGTTTGGATCTCTAAATGCCAAATATCAGGATCAATTGTTTCTAAAATCAATGGGATATTATCAAAACGAGGATCTTTAGAGATGTATTCAAAGCAATCCCAACCGATCTCACCTTTGCCCAATGAATGGTGGCGATCCAGCTTACTGCCTAGTCCACCTTTTGAGTCATTAATATGCATTGCTCTTAAATAGTGCATACCGACAACACGATCAAACTCCGCAAAAGTAGCTTCACAAGCGGCAAAGCTACTTAAATCGTAGCCAGCGGCAAAGGTGTGGCAAGTATCGAGGCAAACACCGACACGAGATTTGTCTTCTACTTGATCAATGATTGCCGCCAAGTGTTCAAAGCGCCAGCCTAAGTTCGTTCCTTGCCCTGCTGTATTCTCGATAACAGCAATCACATCAGGTACAGCTTTATGAGCAAGGTTGATTGACTCTGCAATAGTCGCAAGGCACTGCTCTTCAGACACCAGTTTTAAATGGCTCCCCGGATGAAAGTTCAGCAGTTTCAATCCTAGCTGATTGCAACGCTCCATCTCATCAATAAATGCTGCACGCGATTTTTCCAACTTCTCTTCTTCAGGCGCGCCCAAGTTAATTAAGTATGAGTCGTGAGGCAAAATATAGTCAGCAGAGAAACCTAAACGCTGACATTGCTCTTTGAAACGTCTTATTGTTGACGCTTCTAGTGGCTTCGCTACCCATTGACGCTGATTTTTAGTGAAGATAGCAAACGCGTTTGCACCAATCTCTTTTGCTCTTAATGGCGCCTGATCGACGCCACCAGCAGCGGAAACATGAGCACCAATATATTTGTTGCCAAGAGGCTTTACTTCTTTTGTCATTTAATCACTTTCTACTTTCAAATTGGCTTTTATAACTTACTGATTTGTTCTAGTTAGCTTGTTCTAGCACGTTAAAATGTAGTTTTATTACCACAAATAGAACAAAACTTGACCATGAAATATTTTTTAATAGTTAAAATTTAATTGAATAATTATATTTATTAAACACTTATTGATTAACATCAATTTATTCACCTTAAACTAATTAAGGTTTTATGTTGTTTTTTGACCTATATCAATAC is part of the Vibrio diazotrophicus genome and harbors:
- a CDS encoding alanine/glycine:cation symporter family protein; this encodes MTDLINLMNDLLWGSILVYLLVGVGIYFTLRLGFIQFRHFGHMFSVLRNSRKADNAGISSFQALCTSLAARVGTGNMAGVAVALTVGGPGAIFWMWMTAMLGMATSFAESTLAQLYKSRDKDGNYRGGPAYYMEKGLGMRWMGVLFSIFLIIAFGLVFNAVQANSISNAMSNAFGFDPMMVGVGIVLLTAFVIFGGIRKIARTAELIVPFMAIAYLAIALVVVFMNIEKVPAVFSLIIKSAFGFEQAAAGGLGYAIAQAMINGVKRGLFSNEAGMGSAPNAAASATPYPPHPASQGYVQMLGVFVDTIVICSATMAIILVSGEYVPHGEITGIELTQRALSSQVGDWGGVFIAMAIFFFAFTSIIANYSYAETNLIFLEHNNKKGLVVFRLIFLSMVMFGALATLPTVWAMADVSMGLMAIVNLIAILLLSGTVIKLAKDYNRQLDAGKVPTFNANDYPELKTQLEDGIWDQSKSNKAN
- a CDS encoding DUF3545 family protein, producing MDDLHFDELLDAQIAKLRTNASSRAKPAKRMWREIEAIRDRKRLERELLEMDVCLELDDLKL
- a CDS encoding hemerythrin domain-containing protein codes for the protein MMIERIRREHGYMTRLLAILRGKLQLLKDEKPINYSLVKEIVDYLSRHSESVHHPKEDILYRHYIQHYGEHEEVSDLEKEHAQLSKSTHEFLNTVEMILNDAVVPQDVFMEQLEQFINSQRQHLEMEEQTVLPLINRTFSVADWQKVESEWNCNEDDPVFGSTIAERYAQLARRVRKSETECN
- the ung gene encoding uracil-DNA glycosylase — encoded protein: MSHSLTWHDVIGLEKEQEYFQQTLKFVEAERAAGKVIFPPAKDVFNAFRFTEFDDVKVVILGQDPYHGPNQAHGLCFSVLPGVKTPPSLVNMYKELAQDIDGFQIPNHGYLKSWADQGVLLLNTVLTVEQGKAHSHAKTGWETFTDRVIDALNQHRQGVIFLLWGSHAQKKGQMIDRSKHHVLMAPHPSPLSAHRGFLGCKHFSQTNQILKQLGQMPIDWQPTLDSNQ
- the nfo gene encoding deoxyribonuclease IV — protein: MTKEVKPLGNKYIGAHVSAAGGVDQAPLRAKEIGANAFAIFTKNQRQWVAKPLEASTIRRFKEQCQRLGFSADYILPHDSYLINLGAPEEEKLEKSRAAFIDEMERCNQLGLKLLNFHPGSHLKLVSEEQCLATIAESINLAHKAVPDVIAVIENTAGQGTNLGWRFEHLAAIIDQVEDKSRVGVCLDTCHTFAAGYDLSSFAACEATFAEFDRVVGMHYLRAMHINDSKGGLGSKLDRHHSLGKGEIGWDCFEYISKDPRFDNIPLILETIDPDIWHLEIQTMRDHHLSV